The following proteins are co-located in the Nocardia bhagyanarayanae genome:
- a CDS encoding serine/threonine-protein kinase has translation MAHPATPVPGATVATGSSPVAAGRGTGVAEVVARFEEAWRDAPTPPDLPTFLPDSPAIRRVSLIELIKVDLVNRWSRNTEPKRLAEYVEELPELRTWPLPPDLIYEEFHVRRQAGSSVQVGEYTAAYPAQAQELSEMLATDEYHSTMLTAATEPVRLDDVDVGQRIDDFDLMTSLGRGAFARVFLARQRSMQRLVALKISHDKGAEPQTLAQLDHEYIVRVFDQRVLPSRHLRLLYMQYVPGGTLFSVLERVRATPHDERSGALLLEVIDAVLAGKGEITPVESSVRAELATLSWPETIAWLGRRLAEALDYAGRRGVLHRDIKPANVLLTAEGIPKLADFNISFSGNVSGASPVAYFGGSLAYMSPEQLAAVHPDKPTTAADLDTRSDLYSLAVVLWELLTGRKPFHDDAVTGGDRTTLDGMLDRRRAGPDALPYEDLPPDCPAALRRALVRALEPDPDRRWATGADMAQQLDVCLDARARDLVDPPVHSWRRHPGRLMLPVMLVAIGVPNLLAILYSYQHNRSLIIDKMGEQAQRQFDQIALNAYGLAFLIGFVVTNVLIAGPLSLLYGLHKGREYDSARLAKARSDTLRLAQRNVLTCFALWVLSGIVLPATVQASGSELSSDAYLHFFITQIVCGAIAMAYPYFLVSFYAVRSMYPRFLPHGGLGAADAAQLELLDQRSTYFLAIAAAVPLLGVAGATFIPAEDIPAVIVALRVLCVGSAAAFVGVYWLFRMLEKDLAALERIVAR, from the coding sequence ATGGCGCACCCCGCTACACCGGTACCGGGGGCGACGGTCGCAACGGGCTCGTCGCCCGTCGCGGCCGGGCGCGGTACCGGTGTCGCGGAGGTGGTCGCGCGGTTCGAAGAGGCTTGGCGGGACGCGCCGACACCGCCGGACCTGCCCACCTTCCTGCCCGACTCCCCCGCGATCCGCCGGGTGTCGTTGATCGAGCTGATCAAAGTCGACCTGGTGAATCGGTGGTCGCGCAACACCGAACCCAAGCGGCTCGCCGAATACGTCGAGGAACTGCCGGAGCTGCGCACCTGGCCGTTGCCGCCGGATCTCATCTACGAGGAGTTCCACGTGCGCAGGCAGGCGGGCAGCTCGGTGCAGGTCGGCGAGTACACCGCCGCGTATCCCGCGCAGGCCCAAGAACTTTCGGAGATGCTGGCGACCGACGAGTACCACAGCACCATGCTGACGGCGGCCACCGAACCGGTCCGCCTCGACGACGTCGACGTCGGCCAGCGCATCGACGACTTCGACCTGATGACCAGCCTCGGCCGCGGCGCCTTCGCCCGGGTGTTCCTGGCCAGGCAGCGGTCCATGCAACGGTTGGTCGCGCTGAAGATCTCGCACGACAAGGGCGCCGAGCCGCAGACGCTGGCCCAGCTCGACCACGAGTACATCGTGCGCGTCTTCGATCAGCGGGTGCTGCCCTCCCGCCACCTGCGCCTGCTGTACATGCAGTACGTGCCGGGCGGCACGCTGTTCTCGGTGCTGGAGCGGGTGCGCGCGACGCCGCACGACGAGCGCAGCGGCGCGCTGCTGCTCGAGGTCATCGACGCGGTGCTGGCGGGCAAGGGCGAGATCACGCCGGTCGAGTCGTCGGTGCGCGCCGAACTGGCCACCCTGTCGTGGCCGGAGACCATCGCCTGGCTCGGCCGCCGGCTGGCCGAAGCGCTCGACTACGCGGGACGCCGCGGCGTGCTGCACCGCGACATCAAACCCGCCAACGTCCTGTTGACCGCGGAGGGCATTCCGAAACTCGCCGACTTCAACATCAGCTTCAGCGGCAACGTGTCCGGCGCGAGCCCGGTGGCGTATTTCGGCGGTTCGCTGGCGTACATGTCACCGGAGCAGCTCGCGGCGGTGCATCCCGACAAGCCGACCACGGCCGCCGATCTCGACACCCGCAGCGATCTGTACTCGCTCGCCGTGGTGCTGTGGGAGCTGCTGACCGGACGCAAACCGTTCCACGACGACGCGGTGACCGGCGGCGACCGGACCACCTTGGACGGCATGCTGGATCGCCGTAGGGCGGGCCCGGACGCGCTGCCCTACGAGGACCTGCCGCCGGATTGCCCCGCGGCGCTGCGCCGCGCGCTGGTGCGCGCCCTCGAACCCGATCCCGACCGGCGCTGGGCAACGGGCGCGGACATGGCGCAGCAACTCGACGTCTGCCTGGACGCACGTGCTCGCGATCTGGTCGACCCACCCGTGCACAGCTGGCGGCGGCATCCCGGGCGGCTGATGCTTCCGGTCATGCTCGTCGCCATCGGCGTTCCGAATTTGCTCGCGATCCTCTACAGCTACCAGCACAATCGGTCGCTGATCATCGACAAGATGGGCGAGCAGGCCCAGCGTCAGTTCGACCAGATCGCGCTGAATGCCTATGGTCTGGCTTTTCTGATCGGCTTCGTCGTCACCAATGTGCTGATAGCCGGACCGTTGTCCCTCCTCTACGGGCTGCACAAGGGCCGCGAGTACGATTCGGCCCGGCTCGCCAAAGCGCGCTCGGACACCTTGCGGCTCGCCCAACGCAACGTGCTGACCTGCTTCGCACTGTGGGTTCTGTCCGGAATCGTGCTACCCGCCACGGTGCAAGCTTCGGGTAGCGAACTCAGCTCAGACGCCTACCTGCACTTCTTCATCACCCAGATCGTGTGCGGCGCCATCGCGATGGCCTACCCGTACTTCCTGGTCAGCTTCTACGCGGTGCGCAGCATGTACCCGCGATTCCTGCCGCACGGCGGACTCGGCGCCGCCGACGCCGCACAGCTCGAGCTGTTGGACCAGCGCAGCACCTACTTCCTCGCCATCGCCGCCGCGGTGCCGCTGCTCGGCGTCGCGGGCGCGACCTTCATTCCCGCCGAGGACATTCCGGCGGTCATCGTGGCGCTGCGGGTGCTGTGCGTGGGCAGCGCCGCGGCCTTCGTCGGCGTGTACTGGTTGTTCCGCATGCTGGAGAAGGACCTGGCCGCGTTGGAGCGCATCGTCGCGCGGTGA